One window of Haloarcula rubripromontorii genomic DNA carries:
- a CDS encoding IS4-like element ISHma1 family transposase yields the protein MRRLTTLFPSEFLEEHAEELGVVEREGKLQIPVLVWALVFGFAAGESRTLAGFRRCYNATADEPISSGGFYHRLTPLLAEYLRDLVERGLDEVAVPDAVDADIDRFRDVMIADGTVLRLHEFLSDEFQARHEEQAGAKLHLLHNATDQTIERIDVTDEKTHDSALFKTGSWLQGRLVLFDRAYFKYRRFALIDENDGYFVSRLKQNANPVITAELREWRGRAIPLEGKQIHDVVDDLSRKYIDVEVEAEFKRGQYEGTRSLDTKRFRVVGVRNEDADDYHLYITNLPREEFLPADLATLYRCRWEVETLFRELKTQYELDEFDTNNPDVVKILLYAALLSLLVSRELLDLVTEQADDEIVFPPERWAATFRSHAQLILHELGEYLGYSPPPLLERLIEDAQKIHQQRPILQETLATATQPRCES from the coding sequence GCAGGCGAGAGCCGAACACTCGCTGGGTTTAGACGCTGCTACAACGCTACAGCTGACGAACCGATCTCTTCTGGCGGCTTCTATCACCGGTTGACACCGTTACTCGCAGAGTATCTCCGCGACCTCGTCGAGCGCGGCCTCGACGAAGTCGCTGTCCCTGATGCTGTTGATGCTGATATCGACCGGTTCAGGGACGTGATGATCGCTGATGGAACGGTGTTGCGGTTGCACGAGTTTCTTTCTGATGAGTTTCAAGCCCGCCACGAGGAGCAGGCTGGAGCGAAGCTCCACCTGCTCCACAACGCTACCGACCAGACCATAGAACGGATCGATGTGACTGATGAGAAAACGCACGACAGCGCGCTATTCAAGACAGGATCGTGGCTGCAAGGACGACTGGTTCTGTTTGATCGAGCGTACTTCAAATACCGCCGCTTTGCGTTGATCGACGAGAACGACGGCTACTTCGTGAGTCGGCTGAAGCAGAACGCAAATCCGGTGATAACGGCGGAATTACGGGAATGGCGCGGCCGCGCCATTCCCTTGGAGGGCAAACAGATCCACGATGTGGTCGATGATCTCTCGCGGAAGTACATCGACGTAGAGGTGGAAGCGGAGTTCAAGCGTGGCCAGTACGAGGGAACCCGGTCGCTGGACACGAAGCGATTTCGCGTCGTCGGCGTCCGCAACGAGGACGCCGACGACTACCACCTATACATCACGAATCTACCGAGAGAGGAGTTTCTCCCGGCGGATCTAGCGACGCTGTATCGGTGTCGATGGGAAGTAGAAACGTTGTTCCGTGAGTTGAAGACGCAGTACGAACTGGACGAATTCGACACGAACAACCCTGATGTCGTGAAGATTCTACTGTACGCAGCGTTGCTGTCACTGCTGGTGAGTCGTGAGTTGTTGGATCTGGTCACTGAGCAGGCCGACGATGAGATCGTGTTTCCGCCGGAACGCTGGGCGGCGACCTTCCGGTCGCACGCCCAGCTCATCCTTCACGAACTCGGTGAGTACCTCGGTTACTCGCCACCGCCGTTGTTGGAGCGGCTAATCGAAGATGCCCAGAAAATCCACCAACAACGACCGATCTTACAAGAGACGCTCGCTACCGCTACACAACCGAGGTGTGAGTCTTAG
- the pglX gene encoding BREX-5 system adenine-specific DNA-methyltransferase PglX, translating to MRGFIDEEITVFKDNGLTPAAETLVHEEFLLEDEAILEAYHNACNDFAEEIEILFDRSSAYSLIDPDDDTFEELCGMLDSVDDEVWRADDVLGWVYEYYNVKLLDDLRRKGDREGLDPEDVPPANQFYTPHWVVRMLTDNSLGKLYLEHTGELQDVVDTQDSFAPEERKNRPLSPDESPDIADFCTYLVPSEEAGEPTDFDHPRELRVIDPACGSGHFLLYAFDVLERIWRTETDHPSEQIPRKILQHNLYGVDLDMRACQLAAFNLYLKGRTRAEAEGADGFDMPEVGIVCADASIAEIDGVEAVFDEVAGDDPEVQQALERILDAFEEVHGLGSLLDVRGTLGDLFEDDADIGGTQLTLGDDPRESHTLGQVLHSLREAVEEHRESDSFLAQDLRSFVRLLDILAQDYDVALMNPPYGAHGRMPDIVQEYVEEKYSYKDEYYISFFEVCSNLLPQNGRLGMLVPRSFMFKSSFQSFRDQFLNSGGTIDFLAEFGLGILDNATVRTSGTVLAPNTESSNLGTFIRLHDVKSDEKEEAFIRSSFEGEFDDVKRRYSVSADEFTQVPGSPISYWTPDEVRELHQSHEKLDADTAGIEGGSVSTIATGLQTGDNPRFIRKHWGSPDTDEFKPLAKGGEDAWVVPSVTTKINWRDGGVEMQRIDSARFQNPQHYGKEGLTWNQVKETGRRFGFYPEGGIFDQTGSMVFPEDYLSPWKLMGVLNTDLYHALFLSLTPERHWNPGDVARIPWVFDQQDSRIAEVTKSQYQEVISLRSSNPTSPYYVGPRILPTRSSSGWFYNHEHVRNRKIIQNITFQEVAPRVSLQEAARQSIGSRVEINKQLEELAEKADEIVFEDLDITDGTQNQIRQEIFLRTAESPEDREVMGLESVPENPDNIDKQVKDLVHHFAMEAVREENDGIVPLHGVDDQPNMLDRIVERFENAYGEHAEDRLVEVDEILGAESAAEEAYPNLRRWIAEDLFNYHVSRMENTPIVWKLTTERLLADSTGEGFACFVDYHSLDSGLFDRLSNQYLEPRKAELREQRSAANRRRSDDSLSASEQAEAAEQYERCASGLDQIAVFEDVIQDLGSVDEREFEESDRALVKDLAPKVAAFCEETRERVDTLGELHERKDSTWFKDTFSEKFWETVDEWRDEWLDALAELEGACEAYAKPTDEPVEAHLADLFDYFNWRLKGSDHYSSSGILFMTYYFEREGSDLLDENGQPHDHLSEDERRLASLAMGLDDVSIVDEEYLEAVADDEGVDDIEELPPLAEFKALAEEIDDRCQTIDKRVPSDWADRAISEVTTAGYQPNHKHGVEINITPLADAEIVPKTVDDDVL from the coding sequence GTGCGGGGGTTCATCGACGAGGAGATCACTGTCTTCAAGGATAACGGCCTGACGCCCGCCGCCGAGACCCTCGTCCATGAGGAGTTCCTGCTAGAGGACGAAGCTATCCTGGAAGCGTATCACAACGCCTGTAACGATTTCGCTGAGGAAATTGAGATACTGTTCGATCGTTCCTCGGCGTACAGCCTCATCGATCCCGATGACGACACCTTCGAGGAACTCTGCGGGATGCTCGACAGTGTTGACGACGAAGTCTGGCGGGCTGATGACGTGCTCGGCTGGGTCTACGAATACTACAACGTCAAACTCCTCGACGATCTACGTCGCAAGGGCGACCGCGAAGGGCTCGACCCCGAGGATGTCCCGCCGGCGAATCAGTTCTACACCCCCCACTGGGTCGTCCGGATGCTCACCGACAACTCCCTCGGAAAGCTCTATCTCGAACACACCGGGGAGCTGCAGGATGTCGTCGACACCCAGGATTCGTTCGCCCCCGAGGAGCGCAAGAACCGTCCACTCTCACCTGACGAGTCACCCGACATCGCCGACTTCTGTACCTACCTTGTTCCGAGTGAGGAGGCGGGCGAGCCGACCGACTTCGACCACCCTCGGGAGCTGCGGGTCATCGACCCGGCATGTGGCAGCGGCCACTTCCTCCTCTACGCTTTCGACGTGCTCGAACGCATCTGGCGCACCGAAACAGACCACCCCAGCGAGCAGATTCCCAGAAAGATTCTGCAGCACAACCTCTACGGCGTCGACCTGGATATGCGGGCCTGCCAGCTCGCAGCGTTCAATCTCTACCTCAAGGGTCGCACCCGGGCCGAAGCCGAGGGCGCCGATGGCTTCGACATGCCGGAGGTGGGGATCGTCTGTGCCGACGCCTCGATCGCGGAGATCGACGGCGTCGAGGCGGTGTTCGACGAGGTCGCCGGCGATGATCCCGAGGTCCAACAGGCGCTTGAGCGCATCCTCGACGCTTTCGAGGAGGTCCACGGTCTCGGTAGCTTGCTCGACGTGCGCGGCACCCTCGGTGACCTGTTCGAAGACGACGCCGACATCGGCGGCACACAGCTGACCCTCGGCGACGACCCCCGCGAAAGTCACACACTCGGGCAGGTACTACACAGCCTGCGCGAAGCCGTCGAGGAACATCGGGAGTCGGACTCGTTCCTCGCGCAGGACCTCCGGAGTTTCGTGCGCCTGCTGGACATTCTGGCCCAGGACTACGACGTGGCGCTGATGAATCCGCCGTATGGAGCACACGGGCGAATGCCTGATATTGTACAAGAATATGTCGAGGAAAAATACAGTTATAAAGACGAATATTATATTTCATTCTTTGAGGTATGCTCGAATTTACTACCGCAGAACGGTAGATTGGGTATGCTTGTTCCTCGATCGTTTATGTTTAAGAGCAGTTTCCAATCCTTTAGAGATCAGTTTTTGAATTCGGGGGGAACTATCGATTTCTTAGCAGAATTCGGCCTAGGTATACTCGATAACGCTACTGTAAGGACTTCTGGCACGGTTTTAGCGCCGAACACGGAATCTTCCAACCTAGGGACATTCATCAGATTACATGATGTTAAATCAGATGAGAAAGAAGAGGCATTCATCCGTAGTTCATTTGAAGGAGAGTTTGACGACGTTAAAAGACGATATTCAGTAAGTGCTGATGAATTCACTCAGGTTCCAGGGAGCCCAATTAGTTACTGGACCCCAGATGAAGTCCGAGAACTACATCAATCCCATGAAAAGTTAGATGCGGATACTGCAGGCATTGAGGGAGGATCTGTCTCAACAATCGCAACGGGTTTGCAGACGGGAGATAATCCGCGATTCATTCGGAAACACTGGGGATCCCCAGATACAGATGAATTCAAGCCCTTAGCCAAAGGTGGGGAAGATGCCTGGGTAGTCCCATCAGTGACCACAAAAATAAACTGGCGGGATGGAGGGGTTGAGATGCAACGGATTGACTCTGCCCGATTCCAGAACCCACAGCACTACGGGAAAGAGGGTCTTACTTGGAATCAAGTAAAGGAGACAGGACGCCGGTTCGGGTTTTACCCAGAAGGAGGGATTTTCGACCAAACCGGATCGATGGTCTTCCCTGAAGACTATCTTTCACCATGGAAACTGATGGGGGTTCTAAATACAGACTTATATCATGCTCTGTTCCTCTCTTTAACGCCCGAACGGCACTGGAATCCCGGAGATGTTGCTAGAATTCCTTGGGTCTTCGATCAACAAGACTCACGAATTGCTGAGGTTACCAAATCTCAGTATCAGGAAGTCATTAGTCTAAGATCCAGTAATCCGACTAGCCCGTATTACGTTGGCCCGCGAATTTTACCCACCCGATCTAGCTCTGGATGGTTCTACAACCATGAACACGTTCGTAATCGGAAGATCATACAGAACATTACATTTCAAGAAGTAGCTCCAAGGGTGTCTCTGCAGGAGGCAGCTCGTCAATCTATAGGATCCAGGGTAGAGATTAACAAGCAACTGGAAGAACTCGCAGAAAAAGCAGATGAAATAGTATTCGAGGATTTAGATATTACAGACGGCACACAAAATCAAATCCGACAAGAAATCTTCCTCCGAACCGCTGAAAGCCCCGAAGATCGCGAAGTCATGGGCCTAGAGTCTGTCCCCGAGAACCCAGACAACATCGACAAGCAGGTCAAGGACCTCGTCCATCACTTCGCAATGGAGGCCGTCCGAGAGGAAAACGACGGCATTGTCCCACTACACGGCGTCGACGACCAGCCGAACATGCTGGACCGCATCGTCGAGCGCTTCGAGAACGCCTACGGTGAGCACGCCGAGGACCGACTGGTCGAGGTCGACGAAATTCTCGGTGCCGAGTCCGCCGCCGAGGAGGCCTATCCCAACCTCCGGCGGTGGATCGCCGAGGACCTGTTCAACTACCACGTAAGCCGGATGGAAAATACGCCCATCGTCTGGAAGCTGACAACCGAGCGTCTACTCGCCGACTCCACCGGCGAGGGGTTCGCGTGCTTCGTCGACTACCACAGCCTCGACTCGGGGCTATTCGACCGTCTCTCAAACCAATACCTAGAACCGCGGAAGGCCGAACTCCGAGAGCAGCGCAGTGCCGCGAACCGCCGCCGGAGCGATGATTCTCTGTCCGCCAGCGAGCAAGCCGAGGCAGCCGAACAGTACGAGCGCTGTGCAAGCGGACTCGACCAGATCGCCGTCTTCGAGGACGTCATCCAGGATCTCGGGAGCGTAGACGAACGCGAGTTCGAAGAATCGGATCGTGCGCTGGTGAAGGACCTCGCGCCGAAAGTCGCCGCGTTCTGCGAGGAGACCCGCGAGCGCGTTGACACGCTCGGGGAGCTGCACGAGCGCAAGGACTCGACGTGGTTCAAGGACACCTTCTCGGAGAAATTCTGGGAGACCGTCGACGAGTGGCGCGACGAGTGGCTCGACGCGCTTGCGGAACTCGAAGGTGCCTGTGAAGCATACGCCAAGCCGACCGACGAGCCTGTAGAAGCACACCTTGCTGACCTGTTCGACTACTTCAACTGGCGGCTCAAGGGCTCAGACCACTACTCCAGTTCAGGCATCCTGTTCATGACTTACTACTTCGAGCGTGAAGGTTCCGACCTGCTCGACGAGAACGGACAACCCCACGATCATCTCTCCGAAGACGAACGCCGCCTCGCTTCGTTGGCGATGGGGCTTGACGATGTCTCCATCGTTGATGAGGAGTACCTCGAAGCAGTCGCCGACGACGAGGGCGTGGACGACATCGAGGAGCTGCCGCCGCTGGCCGAGTTCAAGGCACTAGCCGAAGAGATCGACGACCGCTGCCAGACAATCGACAAGCGCGTTCCTTCGGACTGGGCTGACCGCGCGATCTCAGAGGTAACGACTGCTGGCTATCAGCCCAACCACAAGCACGGCGTCGAAATCAACATCACACCGCTCGCCGACGCCGAGATTGTCCCGAAAACCGTCGACGATGACGTCCTGTAA
- the pglZ gene encoding BREX-5 system phosphatase PglZ, with the protein MPATKTLPQCAEDAIETAIDEAADEDPVVLWWDDGGYLRDIVQGVSHSLGCEFYAAEQTPLELRADAPRDRTVWYVPQTHSDDVDWFKDVENTGGVIEAHIGKLAARCFENERIQAASIRTAYEDVGEGDREQVAKTLFQELNGEGGLPTLQGLQTKIVLDGHEDPVQFVLEHGAENLPDETSDLLQIRDLLVDNGVAAVDGVTDEDVLVTRTRRWAVAEWLVEEGLDPSLLDAEYRPESSSGLGISRPELQSLLSKVDPERAEELAHVYLDPDAQFWHDILRSYDDPWGLADCPVDASLEHELWNEWLQAFHDGEYETCTTRAATRYQRLETTYGDVPWTSVWNQAVEVAKLAHELETWEERGDTTDIVDLYGDVDDGTWQIDNAVFNLIISGEPEQGLPEEHPATASLDDLRTSLTESRYLDYLSDLGELVVDQIEAGSPFVGENYAHQFFDQEQEHLQSGQSVALFIVDALRFDLAHELAESVRRELPGLEVDETAWVGTLPSDTEFGKAALTPGSKFSFNIELDDGELVPERNGREITNYQREKMLKDDGWSYIMQSEDDESGWSNTRVAYYWNDLDKAGEKELTDFEALFSDRIEKISDIICEKLDQGEWDRAYILADHGFVSLPQSIDLDGIYPPDEAEQVTRRWVAGTNIDEDAPGVLLDENTHLGYLDDDTKISVLADPIQRFRNQGLPDARFYHGGVLPQEFVLNFVTITQE; encoded by the coding sequence ATGCCTGCAACCAAAACCCTCCCACAGTGCGCTGAAGATGCCATCGAGACTGCCATCGACGAGGCGGCCGACGAAGATCCGGTCGTGCTTTGGTGGGACGACGGTGGGTACCTTCGCGATATCGTCCAAGGAGTCAGCCACTCACTGGGCTGTGAGTTCTATGCGGCCGAGCAAACGCCACTCGAGCTGCGCGCCGACGCGCCCCGCGACCGAACCGTCTGGTACGTACCACAGACCCACAGCGACGACGTAGACTGGTTCAAGGATGTCGAAAACACTGGCGGGGTCATTGAAGCGCACATCGGTAAGCTTGCGGCACGCTGCTTCGAGAACGAGCGTATCCAGGCCGCTTCGATCCGCACGGCCTACGAAGACGTCGGCGAAGGTGATCGCGAACAGGTCGCCAAGACGCTCTTCCAGGAGCTCAACGGCGAAGGGGGCCTTCCGACGCTCCAGGGGCTCCAAACGAAGATCGTCCTCGATGGCCATGAGGACCCGGTTCAGTTCGTCCTCGAACACGGCGCCGAGAACCTTCCCGACGAGACCAGCGATCTACTACAAATTCGGGACCTGTTGGTCGACAACGGCGTCGCGGCCGTCGACGGCGTCACCGACGAGGACGTTCTCGTGACACGAACACGACGTTGGGCGGTCGCCGAATGGCTCGTCGAGGAGGGACTCGATCCGTCGCTCCTCGACGCCGAATACCGACCCGAGTCCAGTTCGGGCCTCGGAATCTCTCGACCTGAACTCCAGTCGCTACTGAGCAAGGTCGATCCAGAACGCGCCGAAGAGCTAGCGCACGTGTACCTCGATCCAGACGCCCAGTTCTGGCACGATATCCTTCGATCCTACGACGACCCCTGGGGACTGGCCGACTGTCCCGTCGACGCCTCGCTCGAACACGAACTCTGGAACGAGTGGCTGCAAGCGTTCCACGACGGGGAGTACGAGACGTGCACGACCCGAGCGGCCACACGCTACCAGCGTCTCGAAACGACCTACGGCGACGTCCCGTGGACGAGCGTCTGGAACCAGGCTGTCGAGGTCGCCAAACTCGCGCACGAACTCGAAACGTGGGAAGAGCGCGGCGATACGACCGACATCGTCGACCTCTACGGTGACGTCGACGATGGGACCTGGCAGATCGACAACGCCGTGTTCAATCTCATCATCTCGGGCGAGCCCGAACAAGGGCTCCCAGAGGAGCATCCCGCGACGGCGAGTCTCGACGACCTGCGCACGTCGCTGACTGAGTCACGCTACCTCGACTACCTCAGCGATCTCGGCGAACTGGTCGTCGACCAGATCGAGGCAGGTTCACCGTTTGTCGGCGAAAACTACGCCCACCAGTTCTTCGACCAGGAGCAAGAACACCTCCAGAGTGGCCAGAGCGTTGCGCTGTTCATCGTCGACGCGCTGCGTTTCGACCTCGCTCACGAACTGGCGGAGTCTGTCCGTCGTGAACTCCCCGGCCTCGAAGTCGACGAGACTGCTTGGGTCGGAACACTCCCCTCGGATACCGAGTTTGGGAAGGCAGCACTCACACCCGGGAGCAAGTTCAGCTTCAACATCGAACTCGACGACGGGGAACTCGTTCCGGAACGCAACGGCCGCGAGATCACTAACTACCAGCGCGAGAAGATGCTGAAGGACGATGGCTGGAGTTACATCATGCAAAGCGAGGACGACGAGTCGGGGTGGAGCAACACTCGCGTTGCGTACTACTGGAACGACCTCGACAAAGCTGGTGAAAAAGAGCTAACCGACTTCGAGGCGCTGTTCAGCGACCGTATCGAGAAGATATCGGACATCATCTGCGAGAAGCTCGACCAGGGAGAGTGGGACCGCGCATACATCCTCGCCGACCACGGTTTTGTCTCGCTTCCCCAGAGCATCGATCTTGATGGCATCTATCCACCGGACGAGGCGGAGCAGGTGACGCGCCGTTGGGTGGCCGGAACAAACATCGACGAGGATGCACCTGGCGTCCTCCTCGACGAGAACACTCATCTCGGCTACCTTGACGATGACACGAAAATTAGTGTCCTCGCAGATCCAATTCAGCGCTTCCGCAATCAGGGACTTCCCGATGCTCGCTTCTACCACGGTGGGGTTCTCCCCCAGGAATTCGTGCTCAACTTCGTCACGATCACGCAGGAATGA
- a CDS encoding helicase-related protein: MTNFDPGDTVLLNGRTAEVIKTYSVGDLDYLRAYVEDAGVKTVCIDDVEVEPKRDQLGELRSASAEQLHPDHEAVSAEWFDLRSQALQLQIAHEQGQLLSISNSLVRLEPYQLAAVNWVMQKLRQRALIADDVGLGKTIEAGLILKELTARNRADRVLFVVPAHLQKKWIRDMNRFFDIDLTPADRQWVEGERRRLGEEANIWDQDHQQMVTSQAFLRQDEFQPALEEAFWDVVIVDEAHKAAKRGESPSKTSKMVERVAGNSDSLLLLSATPHDGKGEAFRSLIEYIDPFLVAEDQDLSKEAVDRVMIRRGKQTLYDDDGERIFPDREVNTVPVEMTHDERQFYRAVTDYVQNVYNRSEKLNEPAVGFAMALMQKRLVSSIGAIQATLSRRLGDLVDEQSTSTNLSEEASAYLDGEDLDEEDKQRAEEELSALTVTESDAQLEEEIETLRDLVSLAEGISVDSKAQKVRRYIQQLLEEQPDEKLLLFTEYRDTLDYLLDLVKDEPWADEILVIHGDVDKEERARIEEEFNHGQSRLLFATDAASEGIDLQHSCHIMVNYELPWNPNRLEQRIGRLHRYGQDKEVKVWNFTFEDTREGEIFDMLQNKVENIRGKLGNTADVLGMLDDINVDSLIMESIQNDEPASATKEELEELIDERQRTLQEWYERSLIDTSTFDQESREKIQEVMDESEDVYGTEADIHEFVERGVEALGGDVEKAGSNLYRAQLPRSLRQGTDEEYGPFTFSRDFAMDHDGIDYVSPDDDLVQRLMQQILDSEHGDVGLKLLPFVDEPGIAYNYRVTFEDGTGEVIREDMIPVYVDARHHDPRQRMGQRVVQGDSIKGSPDADRVRSLIQSQDQLREAGDRYISQQVTSLREELHERRREETQQELDDLEEYAEAERQRIEEFIENYERKAEAGSNMDIAIRGQQERLNKLEQRIEDRRQELQRKARVISLAPEVENVCFALPV, from the coding sequence ATGACTAACTTCGATCCCGGTGATACGGTCCTACTCAATGGACGCACTGCCGAGGTCATTAAGACCTACTCCGTCGGCGATCTCGACTACCTCCGGGCCTACGTCGAAGACGCCGGCGTGAAAACCGTCTGTATCGACGACGTCGAGGTCGAACCCAAACGCGATCAGCTTGGGGAACTGCGCTCGGCGTCAGCCGAACAGCTACATCCCGACCACGAGGCTGTCTCGGCCGAGTGGTTCGATCTTCGTTCGCAAGCCCTTCAGCTTCAGATCGCCCACGAACAGGGGCAGCTACTGAGTATCTCGAATTCGCTGGTCCGCCTCGAACCGTATCAGCTCGCCGCAGTCAACTGGGTGATGCAGAAGCTGCGCCAACGTGCGCTCATCGCCGACGACGTCGGCCTCGGGAAGACCATCGAAGCGGGACTCATCCTCAAAGAGCTTACCGCTCGAAATCGTGCGGACCGGGTCCTGTTCGTCGTCCCTGCCCACCTCCAGAAGAAGTGGATTCGTGATATGAACCGCTTCTTCGACATCGACCTCACGCCGGCCGACCGGCAGTGGGTCGAGGGTGAACGCCGGCGACTCGGTGAGGAGGCCAACATCTGGGACCAAGACCACCAACAGATGGTCACCAGTCAGGCCTTCCTCCGACAGGACGAGTTCCAGCCGGCCCTCGAGGAAGCGTTCTGGGACGTCGTGATAGTCGACGAGGCGCACAAGGCCGCCAAACGGGGTGAGTCCCCCAGCAAGACGTCGAAGATGGTCGAACGGGTCGCCGGTAATTCCGACTCGCTCCTCCTGCTCAGCGCGACGCCACACGACGGCAAGGGCGAGGCGTTCCGCTCGCTCATCGAGTACATCGACCCGTTCCTCGTCGCCGAAGACCAGGACCTCTCCAAGGAAGCCGTTGACCGCGTGATGATCCGCCGCGGGAAGCAGACGCTGTACGACGATGACGGCGAGCGCATCTTCCCCGACCGTGAGGTCAACACCGTTCCCGTGGAGATGACCCACGATGAGCGGCAGTTCTATCGGGCCGTTACTGACTACGTCCAGAACGTCTATAACCGCTCCGAGAAGCTGAACGAGCCAGCGGTCGGGTTCGCCATGGCGCTGATGCAGAAACGTCTTGTCAGCAGTATCGGCGCCATCCAAGCGACACTGAGTCGTCGTTTGGGCGACCTCGTCGACGAGCAGTCGACCTCCACGAACCTCTCGGAGGAGGCGTCCGCGTACCTCGACGGCGAGGATCTCGACGAAGAGGACAAACAACGAGCCGAGGAGGAACTCTCGGCGCTGACCGTCACCGAGAGCGATGCGCAACTCGAAGAGGAGATCGAAACGCTCCGCGACCTCGTCTCCCTCGCCGAGGGTATCTCCGTCGACTCGAAGGCCCAGAAGGTCCGCCGCTACATCCAGCAGCTGCTGGAAGAGCAACCCGACGAGAAACTCCTCCTGTTCACCGAGTATCGCGACACACTGGACTACCTACTCGACCTTGTGAAGGACGAACCCTGGGCCGACGAGATCCTCGTCATCCACGGTGACGTCGACAAGGAGGAACGCGCCCGCATCGAGGAGGAGTTCAACCACGGCCAGTCCCGGCTACTGTTTGCGACCGACGCGGCGAGCGAGGGGATTGACCTCCAGCACAGTTGCCACATCATGGTGAACTACGAGCTGCCGTGGAACCCGAACCGCCTCGAGCAGCGGATCGGCCGGCTCCACCGCTACGGGCAGGACAAGGAGGTCAAGGTCTGGAACTTCACGTTCGAGGACACTCGTGAGGGCGAGATCTTCGACATGCTCCAGAACAAGGTCGAGAACATCCGCGGCAAACTCGGCAACACGGCTGACGTGTTGGGGATGCTCGATGACATCAACGTCGACTCGCTCATCATGGAGTCCATCCAGAACGACGAACCGGCGAGTGCAACCAAGGAGGAACTCGAGGAACTCATCGACGAGCGTCAACGCACGCTCCAGGAGTGGTACGAACGCAGCCTCATCGACACGAGCACGTTTGACCAGGAGAGCCGGGAGAAGATTCAGGAGGTGATGGACGAGTCCGAGGACGTCTACGGGACGGAGGCCGACATCCACGAGTTCGTCGAGCGCGGCGTCGAGGCGCTCGGTGGCGACGTCGAAAAAGCCGGGAGCAATCTCTACAGGGCCCAGCTGCCACGCTCTCTACGGCAAGGAACTGACGAGGAGTACGGGCCGTTCACGTTCAGCCGAGACTTCGCGATGGACCACGATGGTATTGACTACGTCTCTCCCGATGATGATCTGGTCCAGCGGCTAATGCAGCAAATCCTGGATAGTGAGCACGGAGATGTTGGGCTAAAGCTCCTCCCGTTCGTCGACGAACCGGGGATTGCGTATAACTATCGCGTGACGTTCGAGGACGGGACGGGCGAGGTCATCCGGGAAGATATGATCCCTGTGTATGTCGATGCCCGCCATCATGACCCCCGGCAGCGGATGGGTCAGCGTGTTGTTCAGGGTGACAGTATCAAAGGGTCGCCCGACGCGGACCGTGTGCGATCGCTGATACAGAGTCAGGATCAGCTGCGAGAAGCTGGGGACCGGTACATCAGCCAGCAGGTCACATCTTTGCGGGAAGAACTACACGAGCGCCGCCGAGAGGAGACCCAGCAAGAACTAGATGACCTCGAGGAGTATGCGGAGGCTGAACGCCAGCGAATCGAGGAGTTCATCGAGAACTATGAACGGAAAGCAGAGGCTGGGTCAAATATGGATATCGCAATCCGTGGTCAACAAGAACGGCTCAACAAACTTGAGCAGCGTATCGAAGACCGGCGCCAAGAATTGCAGCGGAAGGCTCGGGTCATCTCACTTGCGCCAGAGGTGGAGAACGTTTGCTTTGCTCTCCCGGTCTAA